The Papaver somniferum cultivar HN1 unplaced genomic scaffold, ASM357369v1 unplaced-scaffold_18, whole genome shotgun sequence genome includes a window with the following:
- the LOC113337855 gene encoding 30S ribosomal protein S17, chloroplastic-like: MSASLLQLPPLQSLKIRSNFFNGGASILNKPTTTVSISTTTPSIAPLQIRAMRTMQGKVVCSTNDKTVAVEVVRLAPHPKYKRRVRIKKKFQAHDPENQFKVGDFVQLEKSRPISKTKSFLAVALPPKNSVRTSHLVPKELGIPLEGTAATE, encoded by the coding sequence ATGTCTGCTTCACTTCTCCAACTCCCTCCTTTACAATCACTAAAAATCAGGTCAAATTTCTTCAATGGGGGTGCATCAATCCTCAACAAACCCACCACCACAGTCTCCATTTCAACCACCACTCCATCCATTGCACCACTACAGATTAGAGCAATGAGAACTATGCAAGGGAAAGTTGTTTGTTCAACAAATGATAAAACTGTTGCTGTTGAAGTTGTACGTTTAGCACCACATCCAAAGTACAAGAGGAGAGTTAGGATTAAGAAGAAGTTTCAAGCACATGATCCTGAGAATCAATTCAAAGTTGGTGATTTTGTTCAGCTTGAAAAGAGTAGGCCTATTAGTAAAACTAAATCGTTTTTAGCTGTTGCTCTTCCACCTAAAAATTCTGTTAGGACTTCACATTTGGTGCCTAAAGAACTTGGGATTCCACTTGAAGGAACTGCTGCTACCGAATGA